From a region of the Ficedula albicollis isolate OC2 chromosome 1A, FicAlb1.5, whole genome shotgun sequence genome:
- the CDHR3 gene encoding cadherin-related family member 3, translated as MPPFIGRRTQLFKGLPATSTVEENSQAGVSVYNFTVTISPLASESVAILPTIVNSNLLTEAFDIESKGGLEFGVITTGNPVLDYETMPKSFDLQIFVEDSTGRTDLNTLTIQVTDKNEHPVFRGNMAFQTVTIYVLEGTPPERIYKVDAADPESARLKYSLLPASVPFSIQESGAIFSTKKFDYEKDPHWYFLNITVTDPYGLNSTKTVNINIININDESPYFTTKQRIYRIPEEQSPGTIVANITAKDPDDEDSPSRLFYSIQSPDRYFSINPGTGVLQVTRRIDRDALPLRLHPNISLTVRVEDGASSSHGSEMEITVIIDDVNDNPPECNPSAFRKEANENTPPGTFLVDLRNYCKDIDVDPSNNQFSFTGLSGFGSNNFALESSVSGRLVMTGTIDLENPANPGVEVYILTVRVQDIAHPNYSNIIHIYIRIKPVNEFSPVFRNLSYVFSVSEITKVGSIIGRVHATDKDWPPNAITYSIVAGGGTKDYTNIFWISPTKGDVRILARLDYETTQKHIFTVQASDQEKSTTASVTVNVLEVNDEEPVCSPNFFSLQIPVNLAVGTNINGFRIECQDRDSDPRSFRYFINKGNENNHFIFSPSAGSNTSRLILASRFDYESGLDTNWIYSLRIHITDDNLVSARDRTTHLIKTGTVTLTIRVIPNPTTATTTTPGFTVVTKKENLYSGSAWYVPFVVTLGSLLLLGLLGYLGLLLLAWLRTHCPPRINAPEKKKPKKEVVVTMTKLNTVFDGEARDPVTGRIYEFNTRSGARRWKKSSEPLQPILAMQVMPSANSGHGMDRAEAPSKKEPSEKRKELTAATKPAAKPSAEQSETPGQAGLRLQKKKEESEDGGLSPSAP; from the exons gttaTTACCACTGGAAACCCTGTCCTAGATTACGAAACCATGCCAAAGAGTTTTGACTTGCAGATTTTTGTTGAAGATTCAACTGGAAGAACTGACCTTAATACATTGACTATCCAAGTAACAGATAAAAATGAACATCCTGTATTTCGAGGAAATATGGCATTTCAAA CTGTGACCATCTATGTGCTGGAAGGGACACCTCCAGAGCGCATTTACAAAGTAGATGCAGCTGATCCTGAAAGTGCCAGACTCAAA TATTCACTGCTTCCTGCATCAGTGCCATTCTCAATCCAGGAAAGTGGAGCCATCTTTTCCACCAAAAAGTTTGATTATGAGAAAGATCCACATTG GTACTTTTTAAATATAACAGTGACAGATCCATATGGGCTCAACTCAACTAAAACAgtgaatataaatataattaacaTCAATGATGAAAGTCCTTACTTTACCAC aaaacAAAGAATCTACAGGATTCCAGAGGAGCAAAGCCCTGGCACCATTGTTGCCAATATAACAGCAAAAGATCCTGATGATGAAGATTCTCCCAGCAGACTTTTCTACAGCATCCAGTCACCTGACAGATATTTTTCCATAAATCCAG GAACTGGAGTGTTGCAGGTGACCAGGAGAATCGACCGGGACGCGCTTCCGCTGCGGCTCCATCCGAACATCTCGCTGACAGTGCGGGTGGAGGACGGcgccagcagcagccatggcagTGAGATGGAGATCACAGTCATCATTGATGATGTCAATGACAACCCACCAGAATGCAACCCTTCTGCCTTCAG gaaagaagcaaatgaaaatacacCTCCTGGGACATTTCTTGTTGATCTTAGAAATTACTGTAAAGATATTGATGTTGATCCATCAAACAACCAATTTAGTTTCACTGGATTATCTGGTTTTGGAAGCAATAACTTTGCTCTGGAGTCCTCTGTGTCTGGAAGACTTGTG ATGACTGGAACTATTGATTTAGAAAACCCAGCTAATCCAGGAGTTGAAGTTTATATTTTGACTGTCAGGGTGCAAGATATTGCCCATCCTAACTACTCAA ATATCATCCACATTTATATCAGGATAAAGCCAGTGAACGAATTTTCTCCAGTCTTCCGTAATTTATCTTATGTATTTAGTGTTTCAGAAATTACTAAAG TTGGATCTATCATTGGAAGAGTGCATGCCACAGACAAGGACTGGCCACCCAATGCCATCACTTACTCCATTGTAgctggaggtggcac CAAGGATTACACAAATATCTTCTGGATCAGCCCAACAAAAGGAGATGTGAGGATCTTAGCTAGATTAGACTATGAAACAACTCAGAAACATATCTTCACAGTACAGGCCTCAGACCAAGAGAAGTCTACAACAGCATCG GTAACTGTGAATGTTTTGGAAGTAAATGATGAAGAACCAGTTTGTTCACCcaatttcttctctcttcaaATCCCAGTCAATTTGGCTGTTGGGACCAATATTAATGGCTTCAGGATTGAATGTCAAGATCGTGATTCTGATCCCAGGTCTTTCCGTTACTTCATTAACAAAG GCAATGAGAACAATCATTTCATCTTTTCACCAAGTGCTGGTTCCAACACATCTCGTCTGATTCTTGCATCAAGGTTTGACTATGAGAGTGGGCTTGATACAAACTGGATTTACAGTCTGCGCATCCACATAACAGATGACAATTTAGTATCTGCCAGGGACAGAACCACACACCTAATTAAAACTGGAACAGTGACTTTAACCATCAGGGTTATCCCAAACCCAACTACTGCCACAACCACTACG CCTGGCTTCACTGTTGTGACCAAAAAGGAGAACCTCTACTCTGGGTCGGCGTGGTACGTGCCGTTCGTCGTCACCCTCGGCAGCTTGCTGCTCCTTGGGCTGCTGGGCTacctggggctcctgctgctggcctggctcCGCACCCACTGCCCCCCTCG GATAAATGCTCCAG aAAAGAAGAAGCCTAAGAAGGAAGTGGTGGTT ACAATGACAAAGCTAAACACTGTCTTTGATGGAGAAGCCAGAGACCCAG TTACTGGCAGAATATACGAGTTCAATACTCGGTCGGGGGCCCGGAGGTGGAAGAAGAGCAGTGAGCCCCTTCAGCCAATACTGGCTATGCAGGTAATGCCCAGTGCCAATAGTGGCCACGGGATGGATAGAGCAGAGGCACCAAGCAAAAAAGAGCCttcagagaagaggaaagagctgACTGCAGCAACAAAGCCAGCTGCCAAGCCCTCAGCAGAGCAATCAGAAACACCAGGCCAAGCTGGACTGAGattgcaaaagaagaaagaggagtCTGAGGATGGAGGGTTATCCCCATCAGCCCCTTAA